The Leclercia adecarboxylata region TCCTGCTGGATGACGTGGTCAGCGGCCAGCACCAGCATCAGCGGATCGCAATCCGGGCTGCTGCGCTTTGCCGCCAGTGCCGCCAGGGCGATCGCCGGCGCGGTGTTGCGTCCCGCCGGTTCAAGAATGATGTTTTCGGTGAGCTTGTTCAGCTGACGCAGCTGCTCGGCGACGATAAAACGGTGCTGTTCGTTACAGATCACCACCGGGCTTTCGCAGTCCACGCCGTTAAGACGGTTGACCGTGGTCTGCAGCATAGTGAGCTCCCCTTTCAGGCAGAGGAACTGTTTTGGATAGAGCACGCGGGAGAGTGGCCATAACCGGCTACCTGAGCCACCCGCCATCACAACCGGGTACAACGTATTCTTATTCATGATTTATCCCCGAATATCTGCAATAAACTGGTTAAGCACGTTTTCTTTCTCGAGCGTGCGTTCGGCATAGTCACGCGCTGTCGCGTTCTCTTTAGGCATATTCAGCGCCTGTTCGATCCCGGCGACCAGCGCAGGCACCGATTCAGGCTCGACGCACACCGCGATCCCCGGCAGGCTGTCGCACAGCTGGCCCAGTTCGGTGTGGGCCTCGGCGGTGATCACCGCATTGCCGCCCACCGCCAGAATGTTGGTCAGCTTGGAGGGCAGCACGGCATCCGCCGCGCCGCGCTTTTGCACCACCAGATGGCAATCGGCCATCTTCAGCAGCGCCGGCAAGGCGTCGTAAGACTGCAGCGGCAGGAAGCTGACGTTCTGCAGGCCGCGCTCGCGGGCCATTTTTTGCAGCCGCGCTTTGCCGCCGCCCTGGCCGACAATCACAAACTGCCAGGGCTGGCCACTGAGCTGAACGGCTGCCTCAATCACGTTCTCGAGCCCCTGCTTCTCGCCGATGTTGCCTGAATAAAGAATAATTTTTTCCGCGTCTGGCAGAGCCAGCTGCTCGCGCAGGGCTGCGGCATCCGCGGGTGTCACCTCACGGAAACGCGCCACTTCTGACCAGTTGGGAAAGAAGATCACTTTTTCCGCCGCCACGCCCTTCTCCTGCGCCTTGTTCATCATGGAGCGCGAGATGGTGGAGACGTAATCGACGTTGTGCAGGCCGCTGCGCTCGAAGGCACTGGCCAGTTTCGCCACCTTGCCGCCCTTGCCTTTTCCGGCCATTCCCAGGCCCAGCATGGCGTCCACTTCGTAATCCTGAATGTGCAGCAGGGTGCGCGCGCCCGAGAGTTTGCCCAGCAGGCGCATGCCCGGGGTGCAGAACAGGGTCGGCACCACGCCGATAATGCGGTCCGGCTTCCAGCGACGTTGCGCCATCAGCGGGAAGAAACTGCTCAGGGCAAAGCTGCCCAGATGAATCAAACGTTTTAAGGTGGATGGCTGCTTCGGCACGTACAGCGGACAGCGCCAGACGGTGGCGGCCCCCTCTTCGCGACGGTAGCGCCAGCTGGAATAGGACTCGCCCACCTGCCACTCCGGGTAGTAAGGCGGTGCGGTAATGACCCGCACCTCATGGCCCTGGCGGGCCATCCACTCGACCATCTCGCCGGTGTACTTACCGATACCGGTCAGTTCGGGGGAGTAGTTAATTCCGTATACGAGGATCTTCATAGTCCCGGTACTCCGGCCTGCTGCAGAAAATAGGCCCGGCTGTTGTCATGAACGTTATCGCTTGCCAGCAGCGCGTCGGCTGTCTGCCAGCGATAATCGTCATGCTGCGCATCAGGCAGACGCAGGTCCGCCTGATTCACCTTCAGGCGGAAACCGAGCACCACGTAGTGGGTGGTGAAATCGCTGCCGGAAAAGTTGTCGTCATAGAAGTGCTGCCAGACCCCGTAGAACTGCCCCGCCGTCATCGGCAGGCGGAGCCCCAGCTCCGCCTCCGTCAGACGCGCAAAGGCATTTTCCAGCGTCTCGTCTTTCTGCACCCGCCCGCCCGGTACGAACCAGTAGCCCTGCGCCGGGCGGTTGGTACGCTGCCCGAGCAGGAACTCACCGCGCTCGTTCTCCACAATCAGATCGATGGAGATAAGCGGGGTGGAACGCACCACAGTGGCAAAATCTTCCTGACTCAGAAACATAGTTACCCCCGGAAGCGGTGCTGGTTTTCCAGGAACCACTGGTAGGTGCTGGCCAGCCCCTGCGCCAGCGACACCTCGTGGAACCAGCCCAGCTGGTGCAGACGGGTCACGTCCAGCAGCTTGCGCGGGGTGCCGTCAGGTTTGGTGGCATCGAACACCACGCGCCCCTTGTACCCCACCACCTGGCTGATGGTGAGCGCCAGCTCGCGGATAGTGCAGTCCACGCCGGTGCCGACGTTGATGTGCGACAGCATCGGCTGGGTGTTCTCCTGCCACACCTCCTGGGCCAGCTCCATCACATGGATGCTGGCAGCGGCCATGTCGTCCACGTGCAGGAACTCACGCATCGGCGTGCCGCTGCCCCACACCACCACTTCCGCCGCGTTACCGACCGTGGCTTCATGGAACCGGCGCAGCAGCGCCGGGATCACATGGGAGTTGCTCGGGTGGAAGTTATCGTTCGGGCCGTACAGGTTCGTCGGCATCACCGAGCGATAGTCGCGACC contains the following coding sequences:
- the wcaI gene encoding colanic acid biosynthesis fucosyltransferase WcaI gives rise to the protein MKILVYGINYSPELTGIGKYTGEMVEWMARQGHEVRVITAPPYYPEWQVGESYSSWRYRREEGAATVWRCPLYVPKQPSTLKRLIHLGSFALSSFFPLMAQRRWKPDRIIGVVPTLFCTPGMRLLGKLSGARTLLHIQDYEVDAMLGLGMAGKGKGGKVAKLASAFERSGLHNVDYVSTISRSMMNKAQEKGVAAEKVIFFPNWSEVARFREVTPADAAALREQLALPDAEKIILYSGNIGEKQGLENVIEAAVQLSGQPWQFVIVGQGGGKARLQKMARERGLQNVSFLPLQSYDALPALLKMADCHLVVQKRGAADAVLPSKLTNILAVGGNAVITAEAHTELGQLCDSLPGIAVCVEPESVPALVAGIEQALNMPKENATARDYAERTLEKENVLNQFIADIRG
- a CDS encoding GDP-mannose mannosyl hydrolase; the protein is MFLSQEDFATVVRSTPLISIDLIVENERGEFLLGQRTNRPAQGYWFVPGGRVQKDETLENAFARLTEAELGLRLPMTAGQFYGVWQHFYDDNFSGSDFTTHYVVLGFRLKVNQADLRLPDAQHDDYRWQTADALLASDNVHDNSRAYFLQQAGVPGL
- the fcl gene encoding GDP-L-fucose synthase; the encoded protein is MTKQRIFVAGHRGMVGSAIVRQLEQRGNVELVLRSRDELNLLDARAVEAFFAEQRIDQVYLAAAKVGGIVANNTYPADFIYENMMIESNIIHAAHLHNVNKLLFLGSSCIYPKMAKQPIAESELLQGTLEATNEPYAIAKIAGIKLCESYNRQYGRDYRSVMPTNLYGPNDNFHPSNSHVIPALLRRFHEATVGNAAEVVVWGSGTPMREFLHVDDMAAASIHVMELAQEVWQENTQPMLSHINVGTGVDCTIRELALTISQVVGYKGRVVFDATKPDGTPRKLLDVTRLHQLGWFHEVSLAQGLASTYQWFLENQHRFRG